A genomic stretch from uncultured Cohaesibacter sp. includes:
- a CDS encoding outer membrane protein, whose translation MSASVAYAADLPAPPIIEYEPEVPVEIGSGWYLRGDLGVALYTGASATWVDNAGKKWPFTNEDIDYGWLAGVGAGYYFNEKLRGDVTLDYHGKAKFKADAPCVGSPCTTHETVKFSAWTLMLNGYYDIGTWNAITPYFGAGAGMAYLRATDYTTTAGQRFGNKSRVNFAWNVMAGAAFDISDRLKLDANYRLMNFGKARTGHSSFANQPHPVKFSDLYAHEFRVGLRYDLN comes from the coding sequence ATGTCAGCTTCCGTTGCTTATGCAGCGGATTTGCCAGCGCCGCCGATCATCGAATACGAACCCGAAGTTCCTGTTGAAATCGGCTCTGGTTGGTATCTGCGCGGTGACCTCGGGGTTGCGCTTTATACTGGCGCGAGTGCCACCTGGGTGGATAATGCAGGCAAGAAATGGCCTTTCACCAACGAAGATATCGATTACGGTTGGCTCGCAGGTGTCGGTGCGGGCTACTATTTCAATGAAAAGCTCCGTGGTGACGTGACGCTTGATTATCATGGCAAGGCAAAGTTCAAGGCTGATGCTCCATGTGTCGGCTCACCCTGCACAACGCATGAAACGGTTAAGTTCAGCGCGTGGACTCTGATGCTGAATGGCTATTACGATATTGGTACCTGGAATGCGATTACACCTTATTTCGGTGCTGGTGCTGGTATGGCCTATCTGCGTGCCACGGATTATACCACGACCGCTGGCCAGCGCTTTGGCAACAAGAGCCGGGTTAATTTCGCTTGGAACGTAATGGCAGGTGCTGCATTCGACATCAGCGATCGTCTCAAGCTTGATGCGAACTATCGTCTGATGAATTTTGGCAAGGCACGCACTGGACATTCTTCCTTTGCCAATCAGCCACATCCGGTTAAGTTCAGCGATCTTTATGCGCATGAGTTCCGTGTCGGCCTGCGCTACGACTTGAACTAG
- a CDS encoding phosphoserine transaminase produces MTDITTPAVRPNNPHFSSGPCSKRPGWSFDSLADAPLGRSHRAKLGKAKLKEAIDLTREILGVPADYRIGVVPASDTGAVEMALWSLLGARGTDILVWESFGAGWATDVVKQLKLDDTRVMKADYGQIPDLGAVDFSRDVVFTWNGTTSGVRVPDGDWIPADREGLTICDATSAAFAQDLAWDKLDVVTYSWQKVLGGEAAHGMLILSPRAVERLESYTPAWPLPKIFRMTKGGKLIEGIFEGATINTPSMLCVEDYLDALKWSKDLGGLEALMKRANANLATLEAWADKTPWVEFLAKDKAIRSNTSVCFTIVDEDVAALGVDAQSKFAKALVARLDKEGVAYDIGAYRDAPTGLRIWAGATIEASDLEALTKWLDWAFAQEKAAL; encoded by the coding sequence ATGACAGATATTACTACACCGGCCGTACGGCCGAACAATCCCCATTTCTCTTCTGGTCCATGCTCCAAGCGTCCAGGCTGGTCTTTTGACAGCCTCGCAGACGCACCGCTGGGCCGTTCCCACCGTGCAAAACTTGGCAAGGCAAAGCTGAAAGAAGCGATTGACCTGACCCGCGAAATTCTTGGCGTACCTGCCGATTATCGTATCGGGGTCGTGCCTGCATCCGATACGGGTGCTGTTGAGATGGCCCTGTGGTCTCTGCTCGGTGCGCGGGGAACTGATATTCTTGTTTGGGAAAGCTTTGGTGCTGGCTGGGCAACGGATGTTGTCAAACAGCTCAAGCTGGATGATACCCGGGTGATGAAAGCCGATTATGGCCAGATCCCGGATTTGGGCGCGGTTGATTTTTCCCGCGACGTTGTCTTCACTTGGAACGGCACCACCTCCGGCGTGCGGGTTCCCGACGGGGACTGGATTCCGGCAGACCGTGAAGGTCTGACCATCTGTGATGCGACCTCGGCAGCTTTTGCACAAGATCTCGCATGGGACAAACTGGATGTCGTGACCTATAGCTGGCAGAAGGTGCTGGGCGGCGAAGCTGCTCATGGCATGCTGATCCTGTCGCCACGCGCTGTTGAGCGGCTGGAAAGCTACACGCCGGCATGGCCATTGCCGAAAATTTTCCGCATGACCAAGGGTGGCAAGCTGATCGAAGGCATCTTTGAAGGCGCCACGATCAACACTCCTTCCATGCTCTGCGTTGAAGATTATCTTGATGCCCTGAAATGGTCCAAGGATCTGGGCGGTCTTGAAGCCTTGATGAAGCGGGCCAACGCTAACCTTGCCACATTGGAAGCCTGGGCTGACAAGACGCCTTGGGTTGAGTTTTTGGCCAAGGACAAGGCGATCCGGTCCAATACCTCTGTCTGCTTTACCATTGTAGACGAGGATGTTGCCGCTCTTGGTGTTGACGCTCAGTCCAAATTCGCCAAGGCTCTGGTTGCGCGTCTGGACAAGGAAGGCGTTGCCTATGACATCGGCGCCTATCGTGACGCTCCGACGGGCCTTCGCATCTGGGCCGGTGCCACCATTGAAGCGTCCGATCTGGAGGCGCTGACCAAGTGGCTCGATTGGGCTTTTGCTCAAGAGAAGGCAGCGCTCTAG
- the serA gene encoding phosphoglycerate dehydrogenase, which produces MAKVLISDKLSPTAVQVFKDKGVEVDYLPDLGKDKDKLIEVIGQYDGLAIRSATKATEKVIAAADNLKVIGRAGIGVDNVDIEKATQRGIIVMNTPFGNSITTAEHAIAMMFAVARQIPAADASTQAGKWEKSKFMGVEITSKTLGIIGCGNIGGIVATRAVGLKMKVIAFDPFLSPERAVELGVEKVELTDLFKRADFISLHTPLTDKTRNIVSAEAISSMKDGVRIINCARGGLVDEEALAEAIKSGKVAGAAFDVFTSEPAKENVLFGLPNVVCTPHLGASTSEAQENVAIQVAEQMADYLVNGAVSNALNMPSITAEEAPRLTPFVKLADQLGSFAGQLTESGLKGIRIEYEGDVAEMNTRALTSVVLAGVLKPLLQTVNMVSAPAVAKERGVTIEETRREQQGNYENYIRLTLVTERQERSVAGTVFGDAKPRIIQIKGINMEAELGENMLYITNKDKPGFIGRLGTLLGTSELNIATFNLGRKQAGDDAIALIEIDGVISDGVIAEIEALEGVVQAKALKFTV; this is translated from the coding sequence ATGGCTAAAGTTCTGATTTCCGACAAACTGTCGCCAACCGCTGTTCAGGTCTTCAAGGACAAGGGCGTTGAAGTTGATTACTTGCCTGATCTTGGCAAGGACAAGGACAAACTGATCGAAGTGATTGGCCAATATGATGGTCTGGCCATTCGTTCGGCGACCAAGGCAACCGAAAAGGTTATTGCTGCTGCTGACAATCTCAAGGTAATTGGGCGCGCCGGTATCGGCGTGGACAATGTGGACATCGAGAAAGCCACCCAGCGCGGCATCATCGTAATGAACACACCGTTCGGTAACTCGATCACCACCGCCGAGCATGCCATCGCCATGATGTTTGCTGTTGCGCGCCAGATCCCGGCTGCCGATGCATCCACTCAGGCAGGCAAGTGGGAGAAATCCAAGTTCATGGGGGTCGAGATTACCTCCAAGACCCTTGGCATCATTGGCTGCGGCAATATCGGCGGTATCGTGGCAACCCGCGCTGTTGGCCTGAAGATGAAAGTTATTGCGTTCGACCCGTTCCTGTCGCCGGAGCGTGCTGTCGAGCTGGGCGTTGAAAAAGTGGAATTGACCGATCTGTTCAAACGGGCTGATTTCATCTCGCTGCATACACCGTTGACTGACAAGACCCGCAATATTGTCTCCGCCGAAGCTATCTCCAGCATGAAAGACGGTGTGCGCATCATCAACTGTGCCCGCGGTGGTCTGGTTGATGAAGAAGCACTGGCAGAAGCCATCAAGTCTGGCAAGGTCGCCGGGGCTGCCTTTGACGTATTTACCTCTGAACCTGCCAAGGAAAATGTTCTGTTCGGCCTGCCAAATGTCGTCTGCACGCCGCATCTTGGCGCGTCGACCTCTGAAGCGCAGGAAAATGTTGCCATTCAGGTAGCCGAGCAGATGGCTGATTATCTGGTCAATGGTGCTGTTTCCAACGCACTCAACATGCCGTCGATCACGGCTGAAGAAGCGCCGCGCCTGACGCCCTTTGTCAAACTGGCTGATCAGTTGGGCTCCTTTGCTGGTCAGTTGACCGAAAGCGGCCTTAAGGGCATCCGCATCGAATATGAAGGGGATGTGGCCGAGATGAACACCCGTGCGTTGACGTCTGTCGTGCTGGCCGGTGTGCTCAAACCGTTGTTGCAGACAGTGAATATGGTGTCAGCCCCAGCTGTGGCCAAAGAACGTGGTGTCACCATTGAGGAAACCCGTCGCGAACAGCAGGGTAACTATGAAAACTATATCCGTCTGACATTGGTTACCGAGCGTCAGGAACGCTCTGTTGCCGGGACCGTGTTCGGCGATGCCAAGCCACGCATCATCCAGATCAAGGGCATCAATATGGAAGCCGAGCTGGGCGAAAACATGCTCTATATCACCAACAAGGACAAACCCGGCTTCATTGGTCGTCTGGGCACCCTGTTGGGCACTTCAGAGCTCAACATCGCAACCTTCAATCTGGGCCGTAAACAGGCTGGCGATGATGCTATCGCGCTTATCGAAATCGATGGCGTGATCAGCGATGGTGTGA